One stretch of Nocardioides perillae DNA includes these proteins:
- a CDS encoding ATP-binding protein, which translates to MEREQTRTRTRAPHPRAAPAAPLPTPRPAPGDLEDLEALRAAALAAYGVLGEEHASRADLRALVSLAAAACGVSMATLNLLTEDAQHQVESVGFEGAVTPRSSSMCAVVVDEPEPVVLPDARLDPRFADNPWVTGDAGVRFYATFQLRTPADVAIGSLCVFDPEPRALDAAQQARLRTLAAQVVDVLELELKARRLRADVAELEATQRRLTQTNARLASFASTVAHDLRNPLTTVELALGFAGDSLAAAPESPARARQMVERAQRGCRRMSQTVDRMLSGVDDLATDLETVSLDRVLDEVLEDLGRALVGVHLDVAAPLPWVQGDATGLRLVLQNLLVNAAKYAALDDPRVSVGATRHGGWWEVRVVDHGPGIPAADRERVLAHRERGAGVGTTVGSGIGLATCRQVVHQHGGSLAVEDTPGGGATFVLRLPALAT; encoded by the coding sequence GTGGAGCGCGAGCAGACCAGGACCCGCACCCGGGCACCGCACCCGCGCGCCGCGCCCGCCGCCCCCCTGCCGACGCCGCGCCCCGCGCCGGGGGACCTCGAGGACCTCGAGGCGCTGCGCGCGGCCGCGCTGGCGGCGTACGGCGTGCTCGGCGAGGAGCACGCGTCGCGCGCCGACCTGCGCGCCCTCGTCTCGCTCGCGGCCGCCGCCTGCGGGGTGTCGATGGCGACGCTCAACCTGCTCACGGAGGACGCCCAGCACCAGGTCGAGAGCGTCGGCTTCGAGGGTGCGGTCACGCCGCGCTCGTCGTCGATGTGCGCGGTGGTGGTCGACGAGCCCGAGCCGGTCGTGCTGCCCGACGCCCGCCTCGACCCGCGCTTCGCCGACAACCCGTGGGTCACCGGAGACGCCGGGGTGCGCTTCTACGCGACCTTCCAGCTGCGCACGCCCGCCGACGTCGCGATCGGCTCGCTGTGCGTCTTCGACCCCGAGCCGCGCGCCCTCGACGCGGCGCAGCAGGCCCGCCTGCGCACCCTCGCCGCGCAGGTGGTCGACGTGCTCGAGCTCGAGCTCAAGGCGCGCCGGCTGCGCGCCGACGTCGCCGAGCTCGAGGCGACGCAGCGGCGGCTGACGCAGACCAACGCCCGCCTCGCGAGCTTCGCCTCGACCGTCGCCCACGACCTGCGCAACCCGCTCACGACCGTCGAGCTCGCGCTGGGCTTCGCGGGCGACTCGCTCGCCGCCGCCCCCGAGTCGCCGGCGCGCGCCCGGCAGATGGTCGAGCGCGCGCAGCGGGGCTGCCGACGCATGTCGCAGACCGTCGACCGCATGCTCAGCGGCGTGGACGACCTGGCCACCGACCTCGAGACCGTCTCCCTCGACCGCGTGCTCGACGAGGTGCTCGAGGACCTCGGCCGCGCCCTCGTCGGCGTGCACCTCGACGTCGCCGCTCCCCTGCCGTGGGTGCAGGGCGACGCCACCGGGCTGCGCCTCGTGCTGCAGAACCTCCTCGTCAACGCCGCGAAGTACGCCGCGCTCGACGACCCGCGCGTCTCGGTCGGGGCCACGCGCCACGGGGGCTGGTGGGAGGTCCGCGTCGTCGACCACGGCCCCGGCATCCCGGCTGCCGACCGCGAGCGCGTGCTCGCCCACCGCGAGCGCGGGGCCGGTGTCGGCACGACGGTCGGCTCGGGCATCGGCCTGGCCACCTGCCGCCAGGTCGTCCACCAGCACGGTGGCTCGTTGGCCGTCGAGGACACCCCGGGCGGCGGTGCGACCTTCGTGCTCCGCCTCCCCGCGCTGGCGACCTGA
- a CDS encoding VOC family protein has product MPTTTYPCLWFDGDAEEAATFYASVVPGSSVDKVWRSPADTPSGPAGDVLVVDFTLAGQRVQGLNGGPEFRFTEAVSMVVEVDDQAEVDRLWEALTADGGEPGPCGWCKDRWGLSWQVVPTRLNELLDDPDPERARRAMEAMLQMQKIDVAALERAADGG; this is encoded by the coding sequence GTGCCCACCACCACCTACCCCTGTCTCTGGTTCGACGGCGACGCCGAGGAGGCGGCGACCTTCTACGCCTCCGTCGTGCCGGGCAGCAGCGTCGACAAGGTCTGGCGCTCCCCCGCCGACACCCCGTCCGGTCCGGCGGGCGACGTGCTCGTCGTGGACTTCACCCTCGCCGGGCAGCGCGTGCAGGGCCTGAACGGCGGGCCGGAGTTCCGCTTCACCGAGGCGGTCTCGATGGTCGTCGAGGTGGACGACCAGGCCGAGGTCGACCGGTTGTGGGAGGCGCTGACCGCCGACGGCGGCGAGCCCGGGCCCTGCGGCTGGTGCAAGGACCGCTGGGGGCTGTCGTGGCAGGTCGTCCCGACGCGGCTCAACGAGCTGCTCGACGACCCCGACCCCGAGCGGGCCCGACGCGCCATGGAGGCCATGCTGCAGATGCAGAAGATCGACGTGGCCGCCCTCGAGCGCGCCGCCGACGGCGGCTGA
- a CDS encoding ABC transporter permease subunit — MSTRTRSPLPVRAEVRRQLQRRRTLVSFGLLLALPLILVGAFALGDGSGEDDPAPSFVDLAQVGAANFTVFTLFASTGFLLVVLVALFAGDAVPAEASWSSLRYLLTTPVPRVRLLTVKLAVALLTTLAALVTLPAWCLAVGAVAYGTDPYRGPTGEQLAWGDFALRLLVIVGYLAVSLLFVAALAFLVGTVTDAPLAAVGSAVLVTIVSSILDTIEPLGAVREALPTHEQFAWADALQREVAWAGMADGALWALLWSTLLLTAAYVVFARKDVLS; from the coding sequence GTGAGCACGCGCACCCGCTCCCCGCTCCCCGTGCGCGCGGAGGTCCGGCGCCAGCTGCAGCGGCGCCGCACGCTGGTCTCCTTCGGCCTGCTGCTGGCGCTCCCGCTGATCCTCGTCGGCGCCTTCGCGCTGGGCGACGGCTCGGGCGAGGACGACCCGGCACCGAGCTTCGTCGACCTCGCGCAGGTCGGCGCGGCCAACTTCACCGTCTTCACCCTCTTCGCCTCGACCGGATTCCTGCTGGTCGTGCTGGTCGCGCTGTTCGCCGGCGACGCGGTGCCGGCCGAGGCCAGCTGGTCGTCGCTGCGCTACCTGCTCACCACGCCCGTGCCGCGCGTGCGGCTGCTGACCGTCAAGCTCGCGGTCGCACTGCTGACCACCCTGGCCGCACTCGTCACGCTGCCCGCCTGGTGCCTCGCGGTCGGAGCCGTCGCCTACGGCACCGACCCCTACCGCGGGCCGACCGGCGAGCAGCTGGCGTGGGGCGACTTCGCGCTGCGGCTGCTGGTCATCGTGGGCTACCTCGCGGTCTCGCTGCTCTTCGTCGCCGCGCTCGCCTTCCTGGTCGGCACCGTCACCGACGCCCCGCTCGCCGCGGTCGGCAGCGCCGTGCTGGTCACAATCGTCTCGAGCATCCTCGACACCATCGAGCCGCTCGGCGCCGTGCGCGAGGCGCTGCCGACCCACGAGCAGTTCGCCTGGGCCGACGCCCTCCAGCGCGAGGTCGCGTGGGCGGGCATGGCCGACGGAGCGCTGTGGGCCCTGCTGTGGTCGACGCTGCTGCTCACCGCGGCCTACGTCGTCTTCGCGCGCAAGGACGTGCTGAGCTGA
- a CDS encoding uracil-xanthine permease family protein, producing the protein MRTLWTLHGDGRTVADDAVVLPQERLSWPRTAGLGAQHVVAMFGATFLVPILTGFSPTATLFFSGVGTLLFLAITGNRVPSYLGSSFAFLAPIAAATGAEGGGTGAALFGVLATGALLALVGLVVTVTGAGWIDVLMPPVVTGAIVALIGLNLSGAAVTNYEAAPWTATVTLAAVLLVAVAFRGLAARLSILLGVAVGYVFAALAGAVDLAPVRDGAWVGLPGFAAPDPTWSVLPAFLPVVLVLVAENVGHVRTVAHLTGDPEVNRRTGRALLADGLATTLAGAGGGSGTTTYGENIGVMAATRVYSTAAYWVAGAVAIVLSLSPKFGALVNTVPAGVLGGVTVALYGLIGVIGVKIWVDNGVDFSRPVNQLTAAVALVVGIGDLTLQRGSVAVTGIALGTVAALVVFHGMTAVERLRARPAEPVVD; encoded by the coding sequence ATGCGCACCCTCTGGACCCTGCACGGCGACGGCCGGACCGTCGCCGACGACGCCGTCGTGCTGCCGCAGGAGCGGCTCAGCTGGCCCCGCACCGCGGGGCTCGGCGCCCAGCACGTCGTGGCGATGTTCGGTGCCACCTTCCTGGTGCCGATCCTCACCGGCTTCTCGCCGACCGCGACGCTCTTCTTCTCCGGCGTCGGCACGCTGCTCTTCCTCGCGATCACCGGCAACCGGGTGCCGAGCTACCTCGGCTCCTCCTTCGCCTTCCTGGCCCCGATCGCCGCGGCCACCGGGGCCGAGGGCGGCGGCACGGGCGCGGCCCTCTTCGGCGTGCTGGCGACGGGTGCGCTGCTGGCCCTGGTCGGCCTCGTGGTCACCGTGACGGGGGCCGGGTGGATCGACGTGCTGATGCCGCCGGTCGTCACCGGCGCGATCGTGGCCCTCATCGGCCTCAACCTCTCCGGTGCGGCGGTCACCAACTACGAGGCGGCGCCCTGGACGGCGACGGTCACGCTGGCCGCCGTCCTGCTCGTGGCGGTCGCCTTCCGCGGCCTGGCCGCGCGGCTCTCGATCCTGCTCGGGGTGGCGGTCGGCTACGTCTTCGCGGCGCTGGCGGGGGCCGTCGACCTCGCCCCGGTCCGCGACGGGGCGTGGGTCGGCCTCCCCGGTTTCGCAGCCCCCGACCCGACGTGGTCGGTGCTGCCGGCCTTCCTGCCGGTCGTGCTGGTGCTCGTCGCCGAGAACGTCGGCCACGTGCGCACCGTCGCCCACCTCACCGGCGACCCGGAGGTCAACCGCCGCACCGGCCGGGCGCTGCTCGCCGACGGCCTCGCCACCACGCTCGCGGGCGCCGGCGGCGGCTCGGGCACCACGACGTACGGCGAGAACATCGGCGTCATGGCGGCCACGCGCGTCTACAGCACCGCGGCCTACTGGGTCGCCGGGGCGGTGGCGATCGTGCTCAGCCTGTCGCCGAAGTTCGGGGCGCTGGTCAACACCGTGCCTGCGGGCGTCCTCGGCGGCGTGACGGTGGCGCTCTACGGCCTGATCGGTGTCATCGGCGTGAAGATCTGGGTCGACAACGGCGTGGACTTCTCCCGGCCGGTCAACCAGCTCACCGCGGCCGTGGCGCTCGTCGTCGGCATCGGCGACCTGACCCTGCAGCGCGGCAGCGTCGCGGTCACCGGCATCGCGCTCGGCACCGTCGCCGCGCTCGTCGTCTTCCACGGCATGACCGCGGTGGAGCGGCTGCGCGCCCGCCCGGCCGAGCCCGTCGTCGACTGA
- a CDS encoding LVIVD repeat-containing protein, whose amino-acid sequence MRPLDPAADTTTVGAVGTTGGTDAGTRAGTARPAVRQLTVSLLALLLVAGGLGLADLGTAAGPAKPGATPQARCVSPQDRPETGRQGRVPLADYVSGRVLQGYQCNAVQVAHQGTSGGFKVERYTDRRGRTCAYYDSTLLFPRDVLFNAVEGLGVIALDMSDPRRPRQTATLTSPAMLSPHESLLVNRKRGILAAVLGNPYTNVGIVDLYDVATDCRRPRLLSSTRSAAYGHESGMAPDGRTFWVAGTGGGNLTAVDITDPRRPRKVFEQTGVNYHGLRLSPDGRTMYVANIGGREGAMDTAGLRILDVSQVQERRRDPRVRIVSDLTWGEVSIPQSAEPFTRGGRRYLLETDEFADFGGDQEVGAARIIDVQDRRRPRVVSHLRLAVHQPAARSGEQNLDPGAQLPVQGYAAHYCSVPYARDPEIVACSMILSGLRLFDISDLRRPREVAYFNRPVLPGAGTVQPTAAGAFAMSRPAWDVARRQVWFSDGNSGFYVVGLRGPAARLLRR is encoded by the coding sequence GTGCGCCCCCTCGACCCCGCAGCCGACACCACCACCGTCGGCGCCGTCGGCACCACCGGCGGCACCGACGCCGGCACCCGCGCCGGCACCGCTCGCCCGGCGGTCCGCCAGTTGACCGTGAGCCTGCTCGCCCTGCTGCTCGTGGCCGGGGGGCTCGGCCTGGCCGACCTCGGCACGGCCGCGGGCCCGGCCAAGCCGGGCGCCACCCCGCAGGCTCGCTGCGTCTCGCCGCAGGACCGACCCGAGACCGGCCGCCAGGGCCGCGTGCCCCTGGCCGACTACGTCTCCGGTCGGGTGCTGCAGGGCTACCAGTGCAACGCCGTGCAGGTCGCCCACCAGGGCACGTCGGGCGGCTTCAAGGTCGAGCGCTACACCGACCGCCGCGGCCGCACCTGCGCCTACTACGACTCCACCCTGCTCTTCCCGCGCGACGTGCTCTTCAACGCCGTCGAGGGGCTGGGGGTCATCGCGCTCGACATGAGCGACCCGCGCCGCCCGCGCCAGACCGCCACCCTCACCAGCCCGGCGATGCTCAGCCCGCACGAGTCGCTGCTGGTCAACCGGAAGCGGGGGATCCTCGCCGCGGTGCTCGGCAACCCGTACACCAACGTGGGCATCGTGGACCTCTACGACGTCGCGACCGACTGCCGCCGGCCGCGACTGCTCTCCTCGACGCGCTCCGCGGCGTACGGCCACGAGAGCGGCATGGCCCCCGACGGCCGCACCTTCTGGGTCGCGGGCACCGGCGGCGGCAACCTGACGGCCGTCGACATCACCGACCCCCGCCGGCCCCGCAAGGTCTTCGAGCAGACGGGCGTGAACTACCACGGCCTGCGCCTGTCGCCCGACGGTCGCACGATGTACGTCGCGAACATCGGCGGGCGCGAGGGCGCGATGGACACCGCGGGCCTGCGCATCCTCGACGTGTCGCAGGTGCAGGAGCGTCGCCGGGACCCGCGGGTGCGCATCGTCTCCGACCTCACCTGGGGCGAGGTCTCGATCCCGCAGTCCGCCGAGCCGTTCACGCGCGGCGGGCGCCGCTACCTGCTCGAGACCGACGAGTTCGCCGACTTCGGCGGCGACCAGGAGGTCGGGGCCGCGCGCATCATCGACGTCCAGGACCGCCGCCGCCCACGCGTGGTCTCGCACCTGCGCCTCGCGGTGCACCAGCCCGCCGCCCGGAGCGGTGAGCAGAACCTCGATCCCGGGGCACAGCTGCCGGTGCAGGGCTACGCCGCGCACTACTGCTCGGTGCCCTACGCGCGGGACCCGGAGATCGTGGCCTGCTCGATGATCCTCTCCGGCTTGCGGCTCTTCGACATCTCCGACCTGCGCCGCCCCCGCGAGGTCGCCTACTTCAACCGGCCCGTCCTGCCGGGCGCGGGCACGGTGCAGCCCACGGCCGCCGGGGCCTTCGCGATGTCGCGGCCGGCCTGGGACGTCGCGCGTCGTCAGGTGTGGTTCTCCGACGGCAACTCCGGCTTCTACGTGGTCGGCCTCCGCGGCCCCGCGGCCCGGCTGCTGCGCCGTTGA
- a CDS encoding winged helix-turn-helix domain-containing protein, translating to MRALLRRHDDGPPTLDLGERWLDVAGRRVVGGAEGPVELSGRECQLLHLFASHPRHVLTRDELRRRVFEDADSPGAVDTYVYYLRRKLGRGVVRTVRGLGYQMGSA from the coding sequence GTGCGCGCGCTCCTGCGGCGGCACGACGACGGCCCGCCGACCCTCGACCTCGGCGAGCGCTGGCTCGACGTCGCCGGACGCCGCGTCGTCGGTGGCGCCGAGGGCCCGGTGGAGCTGTCGGGCCGCGAGTGCCAGCTGCTCCACCTCTTCGCCAGCCACCCGCGCCACGTCCTCACCCGCGACGAGCTGCGCCGTCGCGTCTTCGAGGACGCCGACAGCCCCGGCGCGGTCGACACCTACGTCTACTACCTGCGCCGCAAGCTCGGCCGCGGCGTCGTGCGCACCGTGCGCGGGCTGGGCTACCAGATGGGGTCGGCGTGA
- a CDS encoding alpha/beta fold hydrolase: MARGGRRRGRVVAGAVALVVLVAAVLAWRPWSAPLPTVPVEELRVDVGPEPDGEPVALDASVHTPPPGTPGADADGRRAAVLLAHGFGGSEADLAGQARDLARDGYVVLTWSARGFGESGGRIHLVSPDFEVADVSRLLDLLAARDDVRLDAGGDPVVGVAGASYGGATALLAAAYDDRVDAVVPAITWHDLDEAFFPQAATGAPDAAPPGVFKQRWASLFFASGLRPAAGDAASPAGPCGRFDPQVCALYTRAATTGEVAPAGRALLRRSSVAPVVERVGAPTLLVQGQQDSLFGLDQADATARALAAAGTEVAVRWVDGGHDAGAAPAADDLLDPALAWFDHHLRGGPDPGDDFELTLPASPFGEDRPERLVAEDYAAEVPRSLPLTGPPQPVLAPPGGEPAAVTSLPGTGPLLGATTLVGGAAQALGVLPGQSAVFTTPPVTEPLTVAGAPQVGLRITSTASDATLFAAAWVVAADGTTTLPRALVAPLRLSGLTPGEPREVTVALPASAYRLETGQRLQVVVSSTDAAYALPTDARTYEVALAGDATLTLPVVDAERAGGGPDVSPVLLGAVAAALAGALALALVTALRRRRDEPVDPDLAEVPLAVDGLVKSYRNGFRAVDGVTWRAERGQVVGLLGPNGAGKTTTMRMLVGLVRSDAGTVHVLGRRVAPGAPVLARVGALIEGPGALPHLTGRQNLEAAWAATGRPRDEADLEEVLAIAALGAAADKPVRSYSQGMRQRLGIAQAMLGTPELLLLDEPLNGLDPPQIRALRDVLRDYAAGGRTVVVSSHLLSEVQQTCSHVVVVHRGRVVLDGAVDDLLAGHRQLEEVFMELVGDGGPAQLEDAPAAGRHR; encoded by the coding sequence ATGGCCCGGGGAGGCAGGCGCCGCGGGCGCGTGGTGGCGGGCGCCGTGGCGCTCGTCGTGCTGGTCGCCGCCGTGCTGGCGTGGCGCCCGTGGTCCGCCCCGCTGCCGACCGTGCCGGTCGAGGAGCTCCGCGTCGACGTCGGCCCCGAGCCCGACGGCGAGCCGGTGGCGCTCGACGCCTCGGTGCACACCCCGCCGCCCGGCACCCCGGGCGCCGACGCCGACGGGCGCCGCGCCGCCGTGCTCCTGGCGCACGGCTTCGGCGGCAGCGAGGCCGACCTGGCCGGGCAGGCCCGCGACCTCGCGCGGGACGGGTACGTCGTGCTGACCTGGTCGGCGCGCGGCTTCGGCGAGTCGGGCGGCCGCATCCACCTGGTCTCGCCGGACTTCGAGGTCGCCGACGTCTCCCGCCTCCTCGACCTCCTCGCGGCACGCGACGACGTGCGCCTCGACGCCGGTGGCGACCCGGTCGTGGGCGTGGCGGGCGCGTCCTACGGCGGCGCGACCGCCCTGCTCGCCGCGGCCTACGACGACCGCGTCGACGCCGTGGTGCCCGCGATCACCTGGCACGACCTGGACGAGGCGTTCTTCCCCCAGGCGGCGACCGGCGCGCCCGACGCCGCGCCCCCCGGCGTCTTCAAGCAGCGCTGGGCCTCGCTCTTCTTCGCCTCCGGGCTGCGCCCCGCCGCCGGCGACGCGGCGAGCCCGGCGGGGCCCTGCGGCCGCTTCGACCCGCAGGTCTGCGCGCTCTACACCCGCGCCGCGACGACCGGCGAGGTGGCGCCGGCCGGGCGCGCGCTGCTCCGCCGCTCCTCGGTCGCCCCCGTCGTCGAGCGGGTCGGCGCGCCCACGCTGCTGGTGCAGGGGCAGCAGGACTCCCTCTTCGGCCTCGACCAGGCCGACGCGACCGCCCGCGCGCTCGCCGCCGCCGGCACCGAGGTCGCCGTGCGGTGGGTCGACGGCGGTCACGACGCCGGCGCCGCGCCGGCCGCCGACGACCTGCTCGACCCCGCGCTGGCGTGGTTCGACCACCACCTGCGCGGCGGGCCCGACCCCGGGGACGACTTCGAGCTCACGCTGCCGGCCTCCCCCTTCGGCGAGGACCGGCCCGAGCGACTCGTCGCCGAGGACTACGCCGCGGAGGTGCCGCGCAGCCTGCCGCTCACCGGCCCGCCGCAGCCCGTGCTCGCCCCGCCCGGCGGCGAGCCCGCGGCCGTCACGTCCCTGCCCGGCACCGGTCCGCTCCTCGGCGCGACCACGCTCGTCGGCGGCGCCGCGCAGGCCCTCGGGGTGCTCCCCGGGCAGTCGGCGGTCTTCACCACGCCGCCGGTCACCGAGCCGCTCACCGTCGCGGGCGCGCCGCAGGTGGGGCTGCGCATCACCTCGACCGCCTCCGACGCCACGCTCTTCGCCGCCGCGTGGGTCGTCGCCGCCGACGGCACCACGACCCTGCCCCGAGCGCTCGTCGCCCCGCTGCGGCTGAGCGGCCTGACCCCGGGAGAGCCCCGCGAGGTCACGGTGGCCCTCCCCGCCTCGGCCTACCGCCTCGAGACCGGGCAGCGCCTCCAGGTCGTCGTCAGCAGCACCGACGCGGCGTACGCCCTCCCGACCGACGCGCGCACCTACGAGGTCGCGCTGGCGGGCGACGCCACCCTCACCCTGCCCGTCGTCGACGCCGAGCGTGCGGGCGGCGGGCCGGACGTCTCCCCCGTGCTGCTCGGCGCCGTCGCCGCGGCCCTCGCCGGGGCGCTCGCGCTGGCCCTCGTGACCGCGCTGCGCCGGCGCCGCGACGAGCCCGTCGACCCCGACCTCGCCGAGGTGCCGCTCGCGGTCGACGGACTCGTGAAGTCCTACCGCAACGGCTTCCGCGCCGTCGACGGCGTCACCTGGCGCGCCGAGCGCGGCCAGGTCGTCGGCCTGCTCGGGCCCAACGGTGCCGGCAAGACCACCACGATGCGGATGCTCGTCGGGCTGGTGCGCAGCGACGCGGGCACCGTGCACGTGCTCGGTCGCCGGGTCGCGCCGGGCGCGCCCGTGCTCGCGCGCGTCGGCGCCCTCATCGAGGGCCCCGGCGCCCTGCCGCACCTCACGGGTCGGCAGAACCTCGAGGCGGCCTGGGCCGCCACCGGGCGCCCGCGGGACGAGGCGGACCTCGAGGAGGTGCTCGCGATCGCCGCCCTGGGCGCCGCGGCGGACAAGCCCGTGCGCTCCTACAGCCAGGGGATGCGCCAGCGGCTCGGCATCGCGCAGGCGATGCTCGGCACCCCGGAGCTGCTGCTGCTCGACGAGCCGCTCAACGGGCTGGACCCGCCCCAGATCCGTGCGCTGCGCGACGTGCTGCGCGACTACGCCGCCGGCGGGCGCACGGTCGTCGTGTCGAGCCACCTGCTCTCCGAGGTGCAGCAGACCTGCAGCCACGTCGTCGTGGTGCACCGCGGCCGCGTGGTGCTCGACGGCGCCGTCGACGACCTGTTGGCGGGCCACCGCCAGCTCGAGGAGGTCTTCATGGAGCTCGTCGGCGACGGTGGACCGGCCCAGCTCGAGGACGCCCCCGCCGCGGGGAGGCACCGGTGA
- a CDS encoding ATP-binding protein, whose amino-acid sequence MSRPRRRTPPRTGSVAAADRRLLRRATTAVVALQTGVAAALVVAAVVAAVWAISLEERIAAAERKAEASLGRAVEDGSLDPRDRLLVDGLPASCSRAVVVRVADAAPLGATRTEVCGTPVVVFVGEDDDGLRARAVRSTVEQQEETARLAQLSVLVGLVGVLLAAGLGWAVATRAVRPLGDALASQRRFVADTSHELRTPVAVVMTRAQLLQRTTEDTAQREELAQLVDDVRVLRDVVDDMLLSAELQHRPTVREPVDLVRLAHDVAGSLAVTAEAAGCALGVDPPGPGPTGTGAVVDGSSTALRRAVVALVDNALHHVGPGGSVRLAVERSGDRVLLRVADDGDGLDPTAAARLGGRFRRGPDAGGASGGASGGASGAASGAASAPPATRRLGLGLALVDEVVQAHRGRLRLDGRPGVGATVTLDLPAAHPERPGAEADRVTSTGHRTNP is encoded by the coding sequence GTGAGCCGCCCCCGACGGCGCACGCCGCCCCGCACCGGCTCCGTGGCCGCCGCCGACCGCCGACTGCTGCGCCGCGCCACCACCGCCGTGGTGGCGCTGCAGACCGGCGTCGCCGCCGCGCTCGTGGTCGCGGCCGTCGTGGCCGCGGTGTGGGCGATCAGCCTGGAGGAGCGGATCGCGGCGGCCGAGCGCAAGGCGGAGGCCTCGCTGGGGCGCGCCGTCGAGGACGGCAGCCTCGACCCGCGCGACCGGCTGCTCGTCGACGGCCTCCCCGCTTCGTGCAGTCGGGCCGTCGTGGTGCGGGTGGCCGACGCCGCTCCGCTCGGGGCGACACGCACCGAGGTGTGCGGCACGCCGGTCGTGGTGTTCGTCGGGGAGGACGACGACGGGCTGCGCGCCCGCGCCGTGCGCAGCACCGTCGAGCAGCAGGAGGAGACCGCTCGGCTCGCCCAGCTGTCCGTCCTCGTCGGCCTCGTCGGGGTGCTGCTCGCCGCGGGGCTCGGGTGGGCGGTCGCGACCCGGGCGGTGCGCCCGCTGGGCGACGCGCTGGCCTCGCAGCGCCGCTTCGTCGCCGACACCAGCCACGAGCTGCGCACGCCGGTCGCCGTCGTCATGACCCGCGCACAGCTGCTGCAGCGCACCACCGAGGACACCGCACAGCGCGAGGAGCTCGCGCAGCTGGTCGACGACGTGCGGGTGCTGCGCGACGTCGTGGACGACATGCTGCTCTCCGCCGAGCTGCAGCACCGCCCGACGGTGCGCGAGCCGGTCGACCTGGTCCGGCTGGCCCACGACGTCGCGGGCTCCCTCGCGGTCACCGCCGAGGCCGCCGGCTGCGCTCTCGGCGTCGACCCGCCCGGGCCCGGCCCGACGGGGACGGGTGCCGTCGTCGACGGGTCCTCGACCGCGCTGCGCCGCGCCGTCGTCGCACTGGTCGACAACGCGCTCCACCACGTCGGCCCGGGCGGCTCGGTGCGGCTCGCCGTCGAGCGGTCGGGCGACCGGGTGCTGCTGCGCGTCGCCGACGACGGCGACGGGCTCGACCCGACGGCGGCCGCCCGGCTGGGCGGGCGGTTCCGCCGCGGCCCGGACGCGGGCGGTGCGTCCGGCGGTGCGTCCGGCGGTGCGTCCGGCGCGGCGTCCGGCGCGGCGTCCGCCCCCCCGGCCACGCGTCGTCTCGGCCTCGGCCTCGCGCTGGTGGACGAGGTGGTGCAGGCCCACCGCGGCCGGCTGCGGCTCGACGGTCGCCCGGGGGTGGGCGCCACCGTGACGCTCGACCTGCCGGCCGCGCACCCCGAGCGGCCGGGCGCGGAGGCCGACCGGGTGACCTCGACCGGACATCGGACGAACCCGTGA
- a CDS encoding GNAT family N-acetyltransferase produces the protein MHRWHRAHVASSFGVGAVALEDGVPVGFVLGSTDRRAHVAWLLAHRRRELVLAGALALATRPAVLAEFLRTRAGRYARRLLRRAPRGTAAPATAGQAVDGPGGDRGAGRGDGPVAVLEAVVVVPGARTRGIGTRLTAVVVDAAREAGADRVELVTKAGQGGAAGFYERGGWQRVGSHVDRDGDEVHTFRLPLTAHWTA, from the coding sequence GTGCACCGGTGGCACCGCGCCCACGTCGCCTCCTCCTTCGGCGTGGGCGCGGTGGCCCTCGAGGACGGTGTGCCCGTCGGCTTCGTGCTCGGCAGCACCGACCGGCGCGCCCACGTCGCCTGGCTCCTCGCCCACCGGCGCCGCGAGCTGGTGCTGGCAGGCGCGCTCGCGCTGGCGACGCGTCCCGCGGTGCTCGCGGAGTTCCTGCGCACGAGGGCCGGGCGCTACGCCCGGCGGCTCCTCCGGCGCGCCCCGCGGGGCACCGCGGCGCCTGCGACGGCGGGGCAGGCCGTCGACGGCCCGGGCGGCGACAGGGGTGCCGGCAGGGGCGACGGCCCGGTCGCCGTGCTCGAGGCGGTCGTGGTCGTCCCGGGCGCCCGCACCCGCGGCATCGGCACCCGCCTGACGGCCGTGGTCGTCGACGCCGCCCGCGAGGCCGGCGCCGACCGGGTCGAGCTGGTGACCAAGGCGGGCCAGGGCGGCGCGGCCGGCTTCTACGAGCGCGGCGGCTGGCAACGCGTCGGCAGCCACGTCGACCGCGACGGTGACGAGGTGCACACCTTCCGCCTGCCCCTCACCGCACACTGGACGGCATGA